A portion of the Lolium rigidum isolate FL_2022 chromosome 1, APGP_CSIRO_Lrig_0.1, whole genome shotgun sequence genome contains these proteins:
- the LOC124674989 gene encoding U-box domain-containing protein 21-like: MVLPMSRATRVVPELPLLRRGRRQVATSTDDEPAEPAMPAHFLCPISLELMKDPVTAPTGITYDRDSLEGWLARGRATCPVTGAPVRLGDLVPNHATRRMIQDWCVANQAERVPTPKVPVADADAAEVLAAVSAAARRGDAAACGAVAARARALGKESDRNRRCLAAAGASKRLSSAFRDLAGEPVDGASVSAALGKILAALTAFFPLDEESQRSIASPASLKTLVSVLAHGDLAARASAAIVLRELASSADRPTVDAIPRTPNACAALLGLVRDTVSPQATKAALVTAYYLVSASDRAAARFADLGAAHVVAELLVDADKGTSEKALAVLDGVLCADAGLQSARAHALVVPVLVKKMFRVSDMATEFAVSALWRLCRGADAGAAACRADALRVGAFQKLLLLLQVGCGGLTKDRASELLKLLNGARGSVECIETADFKGLKRPF; encoded by the coding sequence ATGGTTCTACCCATGTCGAGAGCCACGAGGGTGGTCCCGGAGCTACCGCTCCTTCGACGGGGAAGGCGGCAGGTGGCCACGTCGACCGACGACGAGCCAGCAGAACCGGCGATGCCGGCGCACTTCCTCTGCCCGATCTCGCTCGAGCTGATGAAGGACCCGGTCACGGCGCCCACGGGGATCACCTACGACCGGGACAGCCTCGAGGGCTGGCTGGCCCGCGGCCGCGCCACCTGCCCCGTCACCGGCGCGCCCGTCCGCCTCGGCGACCTGGTCCCCAACCACGCCACGCGCCGCATGATCCAGGACTGGTGCGTCGCCAACCAGGCCGAGCGCGTGCCCACGCCCAAGGTGCccgtcgccgacgccgacgcGGCCGAGGTGCTCGCGGCCGTGTCCGCCGCCGCCAggcgcggcgacgcggcggcctgCGGGGCCgtggcggccagggccagggcgctCGGCAAGGAGAGCGACCGCAACCGACGCTGCCtcgcggccgccggcgcctctAAAAGGCTGTCGTCCGCGTTCCGGGACCTCGCCGGCGAGCCAGTCGACGGCGCCTCGGTGTCCGCCGCGCTCGGGAAGATCCTCGCCGCGCTCACCGCCTTTTTCCCGCTCGACGAGGAGTCCCAACGCAGCATTGCCTCACCCGCCTCCCTCAAGACGCTCGTCTCCGTGCTCGCCCACGGCGACCTCGCCGCGCGGGCCAGCGCCGCCATCGTGCTCCGCGAGCTCGCCTCCTCCGCCGACCGGCCCACCGTCGACGCCATCCCCCGCACCCCCAACGCCTGCGCCGCCCTACTCGGCCTCGTTAGGGACACCGTATCCCCGCAGGCCACCAAGGCGGCGCTCGTCACGGCCTACTACCTCGTCTCCGCCAGCGACCGCGCGGCGGCCCGCTTCGCGGACCTCGGCGCCGCGCACGTCGTCGCCGAGCTCCTCGTGGACGCCGACAAGGGCACCAGCGAGAAGGCCCTGGCGGTGCTCGACGGCGTCCTGTGCGCCGACGCGGGTCTCCAGTCCGCGCGCGCGCACGCGCTCGTCGTGCCCGTGCTCGTCAAGAAGATGTTCCGCGTCTCCGACATGGCCACCGAGTTCGCCGTCTCCGCGCTCTGGCGCCTCTGCCGCGGCGCggacgccggcgccgccgcgtgcCGGGCCGACGCGCTGCGCGTGGGCGCGTTCcagaagctgctgctgctgctccaggtGGGATGCGGCGGGTTGACCAAGGATCGGGCCAGCGAGCTGCTCAAGCTGCTCAACGGCGCCAGGGGAAGCGTCGAGTGCATCGAGACGGCCGACTTCAAGGGGCTCAAGAGGCCATTCTGA
- the LOC124674996 gene encoding inactive poly [ADP-ribose] polymerase RCD1-like, which translates to MDPTQKLNALCPKRKPVDDCLQKKSKSGRVEKENASSKPAHSCHSQPNLANDCVNYLKSGVPSRVVFYRQGSWCDFPDKVVKSIVDAFKEDKSSVVVVMDDQPLLVDFLSMTLVNLNTRKQRSVAWLDGTNKWSFPSSFFDEQVDESTRLGTGVGKGGAQGVLGGNVMKPPSDVAKQVMLEASPPVLQNSSALNVLRKKIVHVERGSESFMFVQNLFLSGMGSFAVPNNILHIHRYSPKDITAQFRLEAFERQMRLTGQKSGTAIARYGWLGSGKQDIVSVITNGLLSTEKITHETEIGAGIYLSPENRAFTSVGFCDVDEKGVQYMLLCRAILGNTGVIKPGSQEEFLRIYDSGVDNCSNPNYYIMWPSHLGTHISLEYLISFRLAPKVQEYFLSLKGLWLRPPPKEVKADLSILQPVLCRTNEGPTSPWISFRVLFEAIQDSISCLARELLYRHYEELKENKITRDEMVKRMMIIVGEELLLDTLTKLKYSPSLWYNSSEKMVSSPTSRTPESVSIWTRNMDVESATPSHDSDVSRPTHGNSSSPSMEGLHSVAPSMTTEAQGSLVPSREHRYSSSTDAQGIVAATPGVVCQAPQLSAAKSMEPEISAPRSMAPYLSPPRSMAHHLRGKAFRELGAPRSMAPHPGSAPRSMAPHLRGKMPEVPAKITMPEAHHSSAANVVPVIFEPLSSSPLPKEKSVVTSRNECLTPSSARQGPDCPSNLATTQWNTPSQKNVAPKHPAAQCGENKNFPRTGVDESSTIAYAAGTLVTLSADGKKGT; encoded by the exons ATGGATCCAACGCAAAAGTTAAATGCTTTGTGCCCGAAGCGCAAGCCTGTCGATGATTGCTTGCAGAAAAAATCTAAGTCTGGTCGTGTTGAAAAGGAGAATGCATCTTCTAAGCCTGCTCACAGTTGCCACAGTCAACCTAATCTGGCTAATGATTGCGTTAATTACCTGAAAAGTGGAGTGCCAAGTCGTGTTGTGTTCTacagacaaggttcttggtgtgaTTTTCCTGACAAAGTAGTGAAATCTATTGTTGATGCATTCAAAGAAGACAAGTCTAGTGTCGTTGTTGTGATGGATGACCAGCCTCTTCTGGTTGATTTCTTATCGATGACCTTGGTGAACCTAAATACAAGAAAACAACGATCTGTCGCATGGCTTGATGGCACTAACAAGTGGTCTTTTCCGTCTTCATTCTTTGATGAGCAAGTTGATGAATCCACAAGACTAGGCACCGGTGTTGGTAAAGGTGGTGCACAAGGTGTTCTGGGCGGTAATGTCATGAAGCCTCCATCTGATGTTGCAAAACAAGTTATGCTTGAAGCCAGCCCTCCAGTTTTACAGAATTCTTCTGCTCTGAATGTATTGCGTAAGAAGATTGTACATGTTGAAAGAGGTAGCGAAAGCTTTATGTTTGTTCAGAATCTTTTCCTCTCTGGTATGGGTTCATTTGCAGTGCCTAACAACATTCTTCATATTCATCGGTACTCCCCAAAGGATATCACTGCACAATTTAGACTTGAAGCTTTTGAAAGACAGATGAGGTTGACAGGACAGAAATCTGGCACTGCAATTGCTAGATATGGATGGCTTGGATCTGGAAAGCAAGACATCGTCAGTGTTATAACTAATGGTCTTCTTAGCACTGAAAAGATCACTCATGAGACTGAAATTGGCGCTGGCATTTATCTGTCACCCGAAAACCGTGCCTTCACCAG TGTGGGCTTTTGTGATGTTGACGAAAAAGGGGTACAGTATATGCTGCTGTGCCGAGCCATATTGGGCAACACAGGAGTTATCAAACCAGGTTCACAGGAGGAGTTTCTACGCATTTATGATTCGGGCGTTGATAATTGCTCAAACCCAAACTATTATATAATGTGGCCATCACATCTAGGAACGCATATTTCTTTGGAATATCTTATAAGTTTCAGGCTTGCTCCAAAAGTTCAAG AGTATTTTCTTAGCTTGAAGGGTTTGTGGTTGCGCCCACCTCCAAAAGAAGTGAAAGCCGATCTTTCTATTCTTCAACCT GTACTGTGCCGAACTAATGAAGGCCCAACCTCTCCATGGATCTCATTCAGAGTTCTCTTTGAAGCAATTCAAGACAGTATATCGTGTTTAGCAAGGGAATTGCTCTACCGCCACTATGAGgagttgaag GAAAATAAGATTACTCGTGATGAAATGGTCAAGAGAATGATGATAATAGTTGGAGAGGAATTACTTCTGGATACCTTGACGAAACTTAAGTACAGT CCATCACTATGGTACAACTCTTCTGAAAAAATGGTCAGTTCTCCTACAAGTAGAACACCGGAATCTGTCTCCATTTGGACAAGAAATATGGATGTTGAGTCTGCAACTCCTA GCCATGACTCTGACGTATCAAGACCAACACATGGAAACTCCTCATCTCCCAGTATGGAAGGCCTACATTCTGTTGCGCCAAGTATGACAACTGAAGCCCAGGGATCCCTTGTGCCCAGTAGGGAACACAGATACTCATCATCAACAGATGCTCAGGGCATTGTTGCTGCAACTCCAGGCGTAGTGTGTCAAGCCCCTCAGTTATCTGCAGCAAAAAGTATGGAGCCTGAAATCAGTGCACCAAGAAGTATGGCACCTTATCTCTCTCCGCCAAGAAGTATGGCGCATCACCTCCGTGGTAAGGCATTTCGTGAGCTCGGTGCACCAAGAAGTATGGCACCACACCCAGGCTCTGCGCCAAGAAGTATGGCGCCTCACCTCCGTGGCAAGATGCCCGAAGTTCCTGCAAAAATCACCATGCCTGAAGCCCACCATTCCAGTGCAGCAAACGTGGTCCCTGTGATCTTTGAACCTCTGTCATCAAGTCCTTTACCAAAAGAGAAGAGTGTTGTTACGTCACGCAATGAGTGCCTAACACCAAGTTCAGCTCGGCAAGGCCCTGATTGTCCTTCAAATTTGGCAACTACACAGTGGAACACTCCCAGCCAGA AGAATGTGGCTCCAAAGCATCCAGCAGCACAATGTGGAGAAAACAAGAACTTCCCCAGAACAGgtgttgatgagagtagcaccatCGCGTATGCAGCAGGTACACTCGTCACACTGTCGGCTGACGGCAAGAAAGGCACGTAG
- the LOC124646582 gene encoding cytochrome P450 89A2-like, which yields MESLATLVAAAFFFLSAAVFLRRRIIMFCAGRASAPAPVIPQQRLITISDATITQRALVDNADVFSNRPSALFGKRLVTGYRRRRSDNIISAPHGRFWRALRCNLSSQVIHATRIASFGPLRRAAVDTVVTDLRQSAAKGKVVIMVRDCLYAAVFSMVARLCFGAVDEVQVRAMQRVIQGFVQAVGETLSSNKQPELGKLVRWSWSGRDYVSFRQRQAELFLPLIEARRHSSPNCNEDGEVRSYIDSLLDLRVPNVEFDDQLDDDEDMIRRPLTDDQLVSLVSEFLGAGTETVVASIEWTLAHLVTKPQIQNKLRREVIANCDGKCPSPSEERDIQMFHRSVMPYLHAVVLESLRMHPAVPFAIREVRTEAGVVIGRTTMPDGGLRVHFSLGAIGRDSKTWPDPDEFRPERFLAGGEEEDVGPLPGPKEIKMMPFGAGPRYCPGMGLAMLNVKCFMAALVRDFEWADESSVDLTELDGFFKVMKKPLRAHVTPRASFLKH from the exons ATGGAGTCCTTGGCAACACTAGTTGCTGCTGCTTTCTTCTTCTTATCGGCcgcggtgttcctgcgacgcaggaTTATCATGTTCTGTGCCGGCCGTGCATCGGCGCCGGCGCCAGTAATCCCGCAGCAGCGGCTAATAACGATCAGCGATGCCACTATCACCCAGCGCGCGCTGGTCGACAATGCCGACGTCTTCTCGAACCGTCCTTCCGCGCTCTTCGGCAAACGTCTGGTGACTGGCTACCGGCGGCGACGGAGTGACAACATAATCTCCGCTCCCCATGGCCGGTTCTGGCGTGCTCTGCGGTGCAACCTCTCCTCCCAAGTCATCCACGCCACGCGCATCGCTTCATTTGGCCCGCTGCGACGTGCAGCAGTTGACACCGTCGTCACTGACCTGCGGCAGTCAGCAGCCAAGGGCAAGGTGGTGATCATGGTCCGTGACTGCCTCTACGCCGCCGTGTTCTCCATGGTTGCACGCTTGTGCTTCGGCGCTGTGGACGAGGTTCAGGTACGTGCCATGCAGCGTGTCATCCAGGGCTTCGTGCAGGCCGTCGGGGAAACCTTGTCTTCCAACAAGCAGCCTGAGCTTGGG AAGCTAGTTCGCTGGTCCTGGTCGGGCAGGGATTACGTCTCCTTCCGCCAACGGCAGGCCGAGCTTTTCCTCCCTCTCATCGAGGCACGGCGGCATTCGTCTCCAAACTGCAACGAGGATGGGGAAGTACGTTCGTACATAGATTCCCTCCTCGATCTCCGCGTCCCCAACGTCGAGTTCGACGACCagctcgacgacgacgaggacatgATCCGGCGACCGCTCACGGACGACCAGTTGGTGAGCCTTGTGTCGGAGTTCCTTGGTGCTGGCACGGAGACTGTGGTGGCCAGCATCGAGTGGACACTGGCTCACCTCGTGACCAAACCGCAGATCCAGAACAAACTACGCCGCGAGGTCATCGCCAACTGCGACGGCAAGTGTCCGTCTCCGTCCGAGGAGAGAGACATACAGATGTTTCACCGCAGCGTGATGCCGTACTTGCACGCCGTGGTGCTGGAGAGCCTCCGCATGCACCCGGCGGTGCCATTCGCCATACGCGAGGTCCGCACCGAGGCCGGGG tggtgatTGGCCGGACGACCATGCCGGACGGCGGCCTGCGGGTGCACTTTTCGTTGGGGGCCATTGGAAGGGACTCCAAGACATGGCCCGATCCCGACGAGTTCCGTCCAGAACGGTTCCTTGccggaggcgaggaggaggacgttGGACCGTTGCCGGGGCCCAAGGAGATAAAGATGATGCCGTTCGGCGCGGGGCCGAGGTACTGCCCGGGCATGGGTCTGGCGATGCTAAACGTCAAGTGCTTCATGGCAGCGCTGGTGCGCGACTTCGAGTGGGCCGACGAAAGCAGCGTCGACCTCACGGAGCTCGACGGGTTCTTCAAAGTGATGAAGAAGCCACTTCGTGCCCATGTCACGCCACGAGCTTCTTTCCTGAAGCACTGA